Proteins found in one Sporosarcina sp. FSL K6-3457 genomic segment:
- a CDS encoding CobW family GTP-binding protein, with protein MIDVYLFSGFLGSGKTSLLLHTIGQLKEQGKKPAVLMNEFGALPFDSDAVEGEGDVPLKELLEGCICCTGSEKTEAQLQGLLEENEDIDVILIETTGAAHPVEALDAVYSPLFADRLHVKGIVTVADSKRWLERDKLSPQIRALFMEQIRHAHLLIANKADLLTDEEMATVTLELSNFNGSAPIIQTTGAKIAFSFIEKTLQAPKKVAELPIISGKGLPLSSKMITFEDSVDKEDFENWIRSLPDTVYRMKGYVPVKGVKNPFLFQYAYGMVNWLPEYVKIEPRLVIIGEGIDGLTYEAVNPKLDEI; from the coding sequence ATGATTGATGTTTATTTATTCAGCGGCTTTCTCGGCAGTGGGAAAACGTCGCTCTTACTTCATACAATAGGCCAACTGAAAGAGCAGGGGAAGAAGCCGGCAGTGTTAATGAATGAATTTGGGGCTTTGCCTTTCGATTCAGATGCTGTTGAAGGAGAGGGGGATGTCCCGCTGAAAGAGCTATTGGAAGGCTGTATTTGCTGTACAGGCTCTGAAAAGACGGAGGCACAGCTGCAAGGGCTACTGGAAGAGAATGAGGATATTGATGTTATCTTGATTGAAACTACTGGCGCAGCGCATCCAGTGGAAGCACTTGATGCGGTCTACTCACCGCTATTTGCTGACCGTCTTCATGTCAAAGGTATTGTTACCGTCGCAGACTCTAAACGTTGGCTAGAGAGGGATAAGCTATCCCCACAAATTCGTGCGTTGTTCATGGAACAGATTCGCCATGCTCATTTGCTTATTGCGAATAAAGCAGATCTCCTCACTGACGAGGAAATGGCAACCGTGACACTTGAATTGTCCAATTTCAATGGTTCTGCGCCAATCATTCAGACGACAGGTGCAAAAATCGCATTTTCTTTTATTGAAAAGACACTGCAGGCTCCGAAAAAAGTGGCCGAACTACCTATTATTTCAGGAAAAGGTCTGCCACTATCTTCAAAAATGATCACTTTTGAAGATAGCGTAGATAAGGAAGATTTCGAGAACTGGATAAGATCCTTACCAGATACGGTTTATAGAATGAAAGGTTATGTGCCTGTCAAAGGCGTTAAAAATCCTTTTTTATTCCAATATGCATACGGTATGGTTAACTGGCTGCCTGAATACGTCAAGATTGAACCACGTCTTGTGATTATCGGAGAAGGGATTGATGGACTAACTTATGAGGCCGTCAACCCCAAATTAGATGAAATATAA
- a CDS encoding spore germination protein, whose product MNEVKSNDSLILYIKNLFHDSADLIVREVTWKDEVAIVCFFNTITESGDVNRQIEILRHRSIDDFPNWEETVASSVAAFSVPKLIESVTNGFVAVFFPATNLLMTITMPSFEVRSTSEPSNELVIRGAHEGFVESTDKNISLIRKHLVIPDLVVKDIRLGKDTNTKVTYVYIESIVDKEVVEDVKTRLENIDKPKVYSMGQIEDYLEDSVWSPFPQFLNTERPDRVVANLLEGKIVIFTDESPSALIAPVTFFSFFESPDDFNGRVLVGSFFRALRLSSFLIAIFLPAFYIAVVGFHSEILPFDIGRKVKIAVEFIPYRPIIEALIVEIFIEIIREATIRLPAPIGPTIGIVGGLVIGDAIVNAGLVSNLMVVVVAMTAISSFVVPSVEMNTTIRIIRFPFMLAATFFGFFGIAMGTLILFIHMMNRSSLNQPYLSPIVPFDPSRFKNIFFRIPYYKNHKQQQTFTHGEGKRKKGGRT is encoded by the coding sequence ATGAATGAAGTGAAGTCGAATGACAGTTTGATTTTATACATCAAAAATTTATTCCATGATTCGGCGGATCTTATCGTACGGGAAGTCACTTGGAAAGATGAGGTCGCTATTGTCTGCTTTTTCAATACAATAACAGAAAGCGGCGATGTGAACAGGCAAATCGAAATTCTTCGTCATCGTTCCATTGATGATTTTCCAAATTGGGAAGAAACTGTTGCCTCAAGTGTAGCAGCTTTTTCAGTACCAAAATTGATCGAAAGTGTTACAAACGGATTTGTTGCTGTTTTTTTTCCAGCAACGAATCTGCTCATGACCATTACAATGCCCTCTTTTGAAGTTCGTTCAACGTCTGAGCCGAGCAATGAACTTGTTATTCGCGGTGCGCATGAAGGCTTCGTGGAAAGCACCGATAAAAATATTTCGCTCATTCGAAAGCATCTGGTCATTCCGGATTTAGTCGTGAAGGATATAAGGCTCGGAAAAGACACGAATACGAAAGTGACGTATGTCTATATCGAGTCAATCGTTGATAAAGAAGTCGTAGAGGATGTTAAAACACGTCTTGAAAATATCGATAAACCTAAAGTATACAGCATGGGACAAATCGAAGATTATTTGGAGGATTCGGTTTGGTCCCCTTTCCCACAGTTCCTGAATACGGAAAGGCCGGATCGTGTCGTCGCAAATTTACTGGAAGGGAAAATCGTTATTTTCACCGACGAATCTCCTTCAGCACTCATTGCACCAGTTACATTTTTTTCTTTTTTCGAGTCACCGGACGATTTTAATGGACGTGTCCTAGTCGGTTCTTTCTTTCGTGCTCTTAGGCTCTCTAGTTTTCTGATTGCCATTTTCCTACCTGCATTTTATATTGCCGTGGTCGGTTTCCATTCGGAAATTTTGCCATTTGATATAGGTAGAAAAGTAAAGATAGCTGTGGAATTTATCCCGTACCGTCCAATTATTGAAGCGCTGATTGTGGAGATTTTCATAGAAATCATTCGGGAAGCTACAATCCGGTTACCGGCACCGATTGGTCCTACAATCGGGATAGTCGGGGGGCTAGTAATCGGGGATGCGATTGTCAATGCGGGTCTCGTGTCGAATTTGATGGTTGTCGTCGTAGCAATGACCGCAATTTCAAGCTTTGTCGTGCCGAGTGTTGAAATGAATACGACCATACGGATCATCCGATTTCCGTTCATGCTTGCAGCTACTTTCTTTGGTTTTTTTGGCATCGCAATGGGGACGCTTATCCTCTTTATTCATATGATGAATCGGTCTTCACTGAACCAACCTTATTTGTCACCGATTGTGCCTTTTGACCCATCTAGATTTAAAAATATTTTCTTCAGAATCCCTTATTATAAAAATCATAAACAGCAACAAACATTTACACATGGTGAGGGGAAGCGAAAGAAGGGGGGAAGAACTTGA
- a CDS encoding CAP domain-containing protein — MKKTIAVLMLGSALLLPNNNSVEASYSANKVQVTSASVQCYVWQGQLYDTKTNKKVGNGYRYNWKKPSDKQTGVTLPAPSKPVESPAPVKPVEKPAQTKPTPAPTPTPEKPSEVTPEKPSETPQDASISAIEKAVLDLTNAERQKAGLQPLQTDKNLMTSARQKSADMASNKYFSHTSPTYGSPFDQMKANGVSYKAAAENIAMGQRTAEEVVKGWMESPGHRQNILTASYTHIGIGYDKNGNYWTQQFIQK; from the coding sequence ATGAAAAAAACGATTGCAGTACTCATGCTCGGTTCGGCGCTCTTACTGCCGAACAACAATAGTGTAGAAGCTTCATATTCAGCAAATAAGGTACAGGTGACAAGCGCATCCGTCCAATGTTATGTATGGCAGGGGCAACTCTACGATACGAAGACGAATAAGAAGGTTGGTAATGGCTATCGTTACAATTGGAAAAAGCCTTCTGACAAACAGACAGGGGTTACTCTACCAGCTCCAAGCAAGCCAGTAGAGTCACCGGCTCCAGTCAAACCAGTTGAAAAACCAGCGCAGACTAAGCCGACACCTGCACCAACACCAACACCGGAAAAACCTAGTGAGGTAACGCCGGAGAAACCAAGTGAAACACCACAAGATGCATCTATTTCAGCGATTGAAAAAGCGGTTCTTGATTTAACGAATGCAGAAAGACAAAAAGCGGGTCTTCAACCACTGCAAACGGACAAAAACTTAATGACTTCTGCCCGTCAGAAATCAGCAGACATGGCTTCAAACAAGTACTTTTCACATACAAGCCCAACATACGGATCTCCATTTGATCAAATGAAGGCAAATGGTGTGTCATATAAAGCAGCTGCTGAAAATATTGCGATGGGTCAACGTACAGCCGAAGAAGTTGTTAAAGGCTGGATGGAGTCCCCTGGGCATAGACAAAACATTTTAACGGCTAGCTATACGCATATTGGTATCGGCTATGACAAAAATGGTAACTACTGGACACAACAGTTTATTCAAAAATAA
- a CDS encoding GerAB/ArcD/ProY family transporter, whose product MNFNLSRSQFFLILFIVQTGSAFFSFPAPFINASGRDAWLIFLVAATFHYIMLLFYEQNYRYFMIGPFVGWLYKGYWLFVTVIYIAYVDYTLAVWGFPETPQFIVIAILVSVSLYANLSRAETIINLSVILIPLILLFFVFLQFAWKDLVWTNLFPIGESTGAEWVKGLLKAQMAFIGIELYLFFRKHVDMKQKIKGFPLFVYQLMWLIFFFFSVLLMLLYFTLPGLERIPEPLLFLLKAQEVTFAERLDLFFLYIWTVWTIITVALLSFAALYVHRLHTNEHHKRDTIIWHVFLFLLPLLFLSKHALTKLNDIIIYVYLVFGLLIPFIIITNNRRKSK is encoded by the coding sequence TTGAACTTTAATTTATCGAGAAGTCAGTTTTTCCTGATTCTTTTTATTGTCCAGACAGGGTCTGCATTCTTCTCTTTTCCCGCCCCGTTTATTAATGCGTCTGGTAGGGATGCATGGCTTATCTTTCTCGTTGCGGCTACTTTCCACTATATTATGTTACTCTTCTATGAACAAAATTACAGGTATTTTATGATTGGTCCATTTGTTGGCTGGCTGTATAAGGGATATTGGCTTTTTGTGACCGTCATTTATATTGCGTATGTCGATTATACATTAGCGGTGTGGGGTTTCCCAGAGACACCACAATTCATTGTTATCGCGATACTAGTAAGTGTATCACTGTATGCAAATCTAAGCAGGGCTGAGACGATTATCAATTTGTCGGTTATTTTGATTCCGCTCATCCTGCTATTTTTCGTTTTTCTACAGTTTGCTTGGAAAGACTTGGTGTGGACGAATCTCTTTCCGATAGGGGAATCGACAGGTGCAGAGTGGGTTAAAGGGTTACTCAAAGCGCAAATGGCTTTCATAGGTATTGAATTATATTTATTTTTCAGGAAGCATGTTGACATGAAACAGAAAATAAAAGGCTTTCCCCTATTCGTCTATCAATTGATGTGGCTAATTTTCTTTTTTTTCTCTGTCCTATTAATGCTCTTATATTTCACACTTCCGGGATTAGAAAGGATTCCTGAACCACTCCTCTTTCTGTTAAAAGCACAAGAAGTAACTTTTGCTGAGCGACTTGACTTGTTTTTCCTGTACATTTGGACTGTTTGGACAATTATTACGGTGGCCTTACTCTCCTTTGCAGCATTGTATGTTCACCGACTTCATACTAATGAGCATCATAAAAGAGATACAATCATTTGGCATGTATTCCTCTTTTTATTGCCTTTGCTCTTTTTGTCCAAACATGCTTTAACCAAACTGAATGATATTATCATTTATGTGTATCTTGTTTTCGGTCTTCTGATTCCATTTATCATCATTACTAATAATCGGAGGAAATCGAAATGA